In Streptomyces sp. NBC_01408, one DNA window encodes the following:
- a CDS encoding type II toxin-antitoxin system VapB family antitoxin — protein sequence MAKTVIDINEEALALAAEALGTTTKKDTVNAALEEIGARVRRQRALEALVKLDEEGAFDKGREPGFKAEVRGPWGS from the coding sequence ATGGCCAAGACCGTGATCGACATCAACGAGGAAGCGCTGGCACTCGCCGCGGAGGCCCTCGGCACCACGACCAAGAAGGACACGGTCAACGCCGCGCTGGAGGAAATAGGAGCACGGGTCCGGAGGCAGCGGGCGCTGGAGGCCCTCGTCAAGCTCGACGAGGAGGGTGCGTTCGACAAGGGTCGGGAGCCCGGATTCAAGGCGGAGGTGCGCGGGCCATGGGGGAGCTGA
- a CDS encoding PIN domain nuclease, giving the protein MGELTEGAFLIDTSALHRITLPGPFSTWRPALAAGRIGLCAATEAEALYSARSPAQYAEMRQAFSDLYVRHEIPDDVWSRVQAAQSVLAAAGCVRSAGVVDLVLAVTAARHRLTVLHYDRDFETLAKHMDLRTRWLAEPGSVD; this is encoded by the coding sequence ATGGGGGAGCTGACCGAGGGCGCGTTCCTGATCGACACCTCCGCTCTGCACCGGATCACACTGCCGGGTCCGTTCTCCACGTGGCGTCCGGCGCTGGCCGCCGGACGTATCGGTCTGTGCGCCGCGACCGAGGCCGAAGCCCTGTACTCCGCGCGGTCGCCCGCCCAGTACGCCGAGATGCGGCAGGCGTTCTCGGACCTGTACGTGCGGCACGAGATCCCGGACGACGTGTGGTCCAGGGTCCAGGCCGCACAGAGCGTCCTGGCCGCAGCCGGATGTGTGCGCTCTGCCGGAGTCGTCGATCTGGTCCTGGCGGTCACCGCCGCCCGGCACCGCCTGACCGTGCTGCACTACGACCGGGACTTCGAGACGCTCGCCAAGCACATGGACCTGCGGACCCGATGGCTCGCCGAGCCGGGGTCCGTCGACTGA